One Sphingomonas sp. FARSPH DNA segment encodes these proteins:
- the moaC gene encoding cyclic pyranopterin monophosphate synthase MoaC translates to MSNLTHIDADGAARMVDVAGKSVTSREATATGHIAIAADALAAIRDGATKKGDVLAVARIAGIMAAKKTADLIPLCHPLPLTRVTLDLAIDADGITATATAATEGKTGVEMEALTAASVALLTIYDMAKALDRGMTITGLRLLAKSGGASGDWQAA, encoded by the coding sequence GTGAGCAATCTCACGCATATCGACGCGGACGGCGCGGCGCGTATGGTCGACGTCGCCGGCAAGTCGGTTACGTCGCGCGAGGCGACGGCGACCGGACACATCGCCATCGCCGCCGATGCGCTCGCCGCGATCCGCGACGGCGCGACGAAGAAGGGCGACGTGCTCGCCGTCGCGCGTATCGCCGGCATCATGGCCGCGAAGAAGACCGCGGACCTTATCCCGCTCTGCCACCCCCTGCCGCTCACCCGCGTCACGCTCGACCTCGCAATCGATGCGGACGGCATCACCGCCACCGCGACCGCCGCGACGGAGGGCAAGACCGGCGTCGAGATGGAGGCGCTTACCGCCGCCTCGGTCGCACTGCTGACGATCTACGACATGGCGAAGGCGCTCGACCGCGGCATGACGATCACCGGCCTGCGCCTGCTCGCCAAATCGGGCGGCGCGTCCGGCGACTGGCAGGCGGCGTGA
- a CDS encoding molybdopterin molybdotransferase MoeA, whose product MSLLPIAEAQARLFALAAPVAIEEMPLLAAHGRWAARDVVARRTQPAHDLSAMDGYAIRFADLPGPWALVGESAAGRPFAGSIGPGETARIFTGADVPDGADTVMVQEEVDATGTHIRLVGEGPLARGRNVRRRGLDFTAGDRLIPAGARITPARLAVAATGGVGTIPTRRRIRVALCATGDELIAPGATADPRALPESNRVMLAAMLADLPVDIVDLGILPDDLATLRDAFAAVSADLLVTTGGASVGDHDLVRPAIEAAGGRIDFWRIALRPGKPMMAGRLGGTMLLGLPGNPVSAFVTAILFVRPLIAHLAGAAEPLPRETTVLLGEDLPANNARTDYLRAELRDGRAYASTIQDSSMLLTLARSHCMIVRPAHAPPASAGDSAQILMIA is encoded by the coding sequence GTGAGCCTGCTGCCGATCGCAGAGGCGCAGGCGCGGCTGTTCGCGCTGGCGGCGCCGGTCGCGATCGAAGAAATGCCGCTCCTCGCTGCGCACGGCCGCTGGGCGGCGCGGGACGTCGTCGCGCGACGGACACAGCCCGCGCACGACCTGTCGGCGATGGACGGTTATGCGATCCGCTTCGCCGACCTGCCCGGTCCCTGGGCGCTGGTCGGCGAGAGCGCGGCGGGGCGCCCCTTTGCGGGATCGATCGGCCCCGGCGAGACGGCACGCATCTTCACCGGCGCCGACGTGCCCGATGGCGCGGACACGGTGATGGTGCAGGAAGAGGTCGACGCCACCGGCACGCACATCCGCCTCGTCGGCGAAGGGCCGCTTGCGCGGGGCCGCAACGTCCGCCGGCGCGGGCTGGATTTTACCGCGGGCGATCGGCTGATCCCCGCCGGCGCGCGCATCACGCCCGCACGCCTCGCCGTCGCGGCGACCGGCGGCGTCGGGACGATCCCCACCCGCCGCCGCATCCGCGTCGCGCTCTGCGCCACCGGCGACGAGCTCATCGCCCCCGGCGCGACCGCCGACCCGCGCGCGCTGCCCGAATCGAACCGGGTCATGCTCGCCGCGATGCTCGCCGACCTGCCCGTCGACATCGTCGATCTCGGCATCCTGCCCGACGATCTCGCGACGTTGCGCGACGCCTTTGCGGCGGTATCGGCCGACCTTCTCGTCACCACCGGCGGCGCGTCGGTCGGCGACCACGACCTCGTCCGTCCCGCGATCGAGGCGGCGGGCGGGCGCATCGATTTCTGGCGGATCGCGCTTCGGCCCGGCAAGCCGATGATGGCCGGCCGCCTGGGGGGCACCATGCTGCTCGGCCTGCCCGGCAATCCCGTCTCCGCCTTCGTCACCGCGATACTGTTCGTCCGCCCGCTGATCGCGCATCTCGCCGGCGCCGCCGAGCCGCTGCCGCGCGAGACGACCGTATTGCTGGGCGAGGACCTGCCAGCCAACAACGCGCGCACCGACTATCTGCGCGCCGAATTGCGCGACGGACGCGCCTATGCCTCGACGATCCAGGACAGTTCGATGCTGCTCACGCTCGCCCGATCGCACTGCATGATCGTCCGCCCCGCCCACGCGCCGCCGGCATCCGCCGGCGACTCGGCGCAGATCCTGATGATCGCTTGA
- the trpE gene encoding anthranilate synthase component I, protein MDASIDALAAGRPAFVWRRQVADTDTPVAAALKLIEPGRGDYLLESVEGGATRGRYSLIGLAPDLVFRARGDAAEINRNWAHDRDAFAPAGQPTLDALRALVAECRGDVPADLPPALACLVGYFGYETIGLVERLDTPAADPLGLPDMLFVRPTTILVFDRLADALYLVAPVWPGSGDPQARVADAQARLDDVAARLANTPLPAPVRADAAEPVYTPAIAPADYEAMVLRAQDYIRAGDIFQVVLAQRFSAPFALPPLELYRSLRRINPSPFLYHLDLPGFALIGSSPEILVRVRDGAVTIRPIAGTRPRGRTAAEDEANRASLLADPKERAEHLMLLDLGRNDVGRAASPGSVRVTASYGIEFYSHVMHIVSNVVGTLHPDRDAIDALFAGFPAGTVSGAPKVRACQIIAELEPERRGAYAGGVGYFSPDGSMDSCIVLRTAVVKDGMIHAQAGAGVVADSIPAYEQRECEAKAGAILAAARDAVTRAAAPQFGQ, encoded by the coding sequence GTGGACGCGTCGATCGACGCGCTCGCCGCGGGCCGTCCCGCCTTCGTCTGGCGCCGTCAGGTCGCGGACACCGACACGCCGGTCGCCGCCGCACTCAAGCTGATCGAGCCGGGGCGCGGTGACTATCTGCTCGAATCGGTCGAGGGCGGCGCGACGCGCGGGCGCTACAGCCTGATCGGCCTTGCGCCCGACCTCGTCTTTCGCGCGCGCGGCGATGCGGCGGAGATCAACCGGAACTGGGCGCACGACCGCGACGCCTTCGCCCCCGCGGGCCAGCCGACGCTCGACGCGCTGCGCGCGCTCGTTGCCGAATGTCGCGGCGACGTGCCTGCCGATCTTCCCCCCGCGCTCGCCTGCCTCGTCGGCTATTTCGGCTATGAGACGATCGGCCTCGTCGAGCGGTTGGACACGCCCGCCGCCGATCCGCTCGGCCTGCCCGATATGCTGTTCGTACGGCCGACGACGATCCTGGTCTTCGACCGGCTGGCCGACGCGCTCTACCTCGTCGCCCCCGTCTGGCCGGGATCGGGCGATCCGCAGGCGCGCGTCGCCGATGCACAGGCGCGGCTCGACGACGTCGCCGCGCGGCTCGCCAATACGCCGCTCCCTGCACCCGTCCGCGCCGATGCCGCGGAGCCGGTCTACACGCCCGCGATCGCGCCCGCCGACTATGAGGCGATGGTACTGCGCGCGCAGGACTATATCCGCGCCGGCGACATCTTCCAGGTCGTGCTGGCGCAGCGTTTCTCCGCGCCCTTCGCGTTGCCGCCGCTCGAACTCTATCGCAGCCTGCGCCGCATCAACCCCTCGCCCTTCCTCTACCACCTCGACCTGCCCGGCTTCGCGCTCATCGGGTCGAGCCCGGAGATCCTCGTGCGCGTGCGCGACGGCGCGGTGACGATCCGCCCGATCGCCGGTACGCGCCCGCGCGGCCGCACCGCGGCGGAGGACGAGGCAAACCGCGCCAGCCTGCTCGCCGATCCGAAAGAGCGCGCCGAGCATCTGATGCTGCTCGACCTCGGCCGCAACGATGTCGGCCGCGCCGCATCACCCGGCTCGGTGCGCGTCACCGCTAGCTACGGCATCGAATTCTACAGCCACGTGATGCACATCGTGTCGAACGTCGTCGGGACGCTGCATCCCGATCGCGACGCGATCGACGCGCTGTTCGCCGGCTTTCCGGCGGGCACTGTCTCGGGCGCGCCAAAAGTGCGCGCCTGCCAGATCATCGCCGAGTTGGAGCCTGAACGTCGCGGCGCCTATGCGGGTGGCGTCGGCTATTTCTCGCCCGACGGATCGATGGATTCGTGCATCGTGCTGCGCACCGCCGTCGTCAAGGACGGCATGATCCACGCACAGGCGGGCGCTGGCGTCGTCGCCGACAGTATCCCCGCCTATGAACAGCGCGAGTGCGAGGCGAAGGCGGGGGCGATCCTGGCGGCCGCGCGCGACGCGGTCACCCGCGCCGCCGCACCACAGTTCGGTCAGTAA
- the trpD gene encoding anthranilate phosphoribosyltransferase, protein MTTFTPLPDPSTPLSRESARAAFADILDARASEEDIGAFLLALSDREETSLEIAEAARALRERMIPIDAPAGAIDVCGTGGDGHHTLNVSTAVALVVAACGVPVAKHGNRAASSKAGAADTLEALGLDLDIAGATAEGSLADLGIAFLFAANHHPAMKRITPIRHRIGKRTIFNLMGPLANPARVTRQLLGIARPDYAGLYAEALAQLGTEAAAVISGEEGLDELSTAGPSLAVTIGTVALPARIVPEDAGLARHSLAALRGGDPAYNADALRRLLAGEAGAYRDAVLLNAAAALVVAGAVSTLTDGARDAARVLDDGSAGALLDRWIAYR, encoded by the coding sequence GTGACGACCTTCACCCCTCTCCCCGATCCGTCGACCCCGCTGTCGCGCGAAAGCGCGCGGGCCGCGTTCGCCGACATCCTCGACGCGCGCGCGTCGGAGGAGGACATCGGCGCCTTCCTGCTCGCCCTGTCCGACCGCGAGGAGACCAGCCTCGAAATCGCGGAGGCCGCGCGCGCGCTGCGCGAGCGGATGATCCCGATCGATGCGCCCGCCGGCGCGATCGACGTGTGCGGCACCGGCGGCGACGGACACCATACGCTCAACGTCTCGACCGCGGTCGCGCTCGTCGTCGCGGCATGCGGCGTCCCCGTGGCGAAACACGGCAACCGCGCCGCCTCGTCCAAGGCCGGAGCGGCGGATACGCTGGAGGCGCTCGGCCTCGACCTCGATATCGCGGGGGCGACGGCGGAAGGCAGCCTCGCCGACCTCGGCATCGCGTTCCTCTTTGCGGCCAACCACCATCCCGCGATGAAGCGGATCACGCCGATCCGCCACCGCATCGGCAAGCGCACGATCTTCAACCTGATGGGCCCGCTCGCCAACCCCGCGCGCGTCACGCGCCAACTGCTCGGCATCGCCCGCCCCGATTATGCCGGCCTTTATGCGGAGGCGCTGGCGCAGCTCGGCACCGAAGCCGCGGCGGTGATTTCGGGCGAGGAGGGCCTCGACGAGCTGTCAACCGCCGGACCCAGCCTGGCCGTCACGATCGGCACCGTCGCGCTGCCCGCGCGGATCGTGCCCGAGGATGCGGGCCTCGCCCGCCACTCGCTCGCCGCGCTGCGCGGCGGCGACCCGGCCTATAACGCCGACGCCCTGCGCCGCCTCCTCGCCGGGGAGGCCGGCGCCTATCGCGACGCCGTCCTGCTCAATGCCGCCGCGGCGCTCGTCGTCGCCGGCGCCGTCTCCACCCTCACCGATGGCGCGCGCGATGCCGCCCGCGTCCTCGACGACGGCAGCGCGGGCGCGCTGCTCGACCGCTGGATCGCCTACCGATGA
- a CDS encoding peptidylprolyl isomerase — protein MLSFFRRIINSKAGVIVTFIVLGVIAIAFAAGDVTGLRGGNGGGLTGNYVVKVGGEKIGVADLESRMQSELQAARQQQPTMTMADMIAQGGLQAVLDRSVNSLALDVFGHDQGMVVSKRAVDGQIASIPGLRGPNGQFDPAIYQRLLQQRRLTDAQVRGDIARDLMAQQLILPTQGATQLPLKLALPYASLLLEKREGRIGFIPAQAMDTGAAPTDADIQAAYRRGIARYTVPQRRAIRYAIITPDLVKARATPTEQEVAQAYAQQKPLYAPVQKRDITQVVVLDQAGANALAAKVKGGASLADAARAAGLEPSVQKAMTKDAYRAATSAAVADAVFGAAKGALVGPVRGALGWVVARVDTITDVPGKTLDQARPEIVATLAKQKQQQALGAIHDALDDALARNATFDEAVADQKLAGQQTQPLLANGINPDAPATPPNPAIAPIVAAAFQMQDGDPAQLVPLGQDGGFALVALSRVVPATPRPLAQVRNAVVADIRADRARAAARKLAADVLAKVNKGMPLAQALSATGRPLPAPQAISAMRGQIASNPRGAQPGLVLMFSMVPGTAKLLEAPNGAGWLIVDLDRVTPGNASGDARLVGATRQDLGRIVGREYVDQFARAVRMQVGVKTDTGALARVRADLSGATPAAGN, from the coding sequence ATGCTCAGCTTCTTCCGCCGGATCATCAATTCCAAGGCCGGCGTCATCGTCACCTTCATCGTGCTCGGCGTCATCGCGATCGCCTTTGCGGCGGGCGACGTCACCGGCCTGCGCGGCGGCAACGGCGGCGGGCTGACCGGCAATTACGTCGTCAAGGTCGGCGGCGAGAAGATCGGCGTCGCCGATCTCGAAAGCCGGATGCAGAGCGAATTGCAGGCCGCGCGCCAGCAGCAGCCGACGATGACGATGGCCGACATGATCGCACAGGGCGGATTGCAGGCGGTGCTCGATCGCTCGGTCAACAGCCTGGCGCTCGACGTATTCGGCCACGACCAGGGCATGGTCGTCTCGAAGCGCGCGGTCGATGGCCAGATCGCGAGCATTCCCGGCCTTCGCGGCCCCAACGGCCAGTTCGATCCGGCCATCTATCAGCGGTTGCTGCAGCAGCGCCGCCTGACCGATGCGCAGGTGCGCGGCGACATCGCGCGCGACCTGATGGCGCAGCAGCTGATCCTGCCGACGCAGGGCGCGACGCAGCTGCCGCTGAAGCTCGCGCTCCCTTATGCCAGCCTGCTGCTCGAAAAGCGCGAGGGGCGCATCGGCTTCATCCCCGCGCAGGCGATGGATACCGGTGCCGCTCCGACCGACGCCGACATCCAGGCCGCCTACCGCCGCGGCATCGCGCGCTACACGGTGCCGCAGCGCCGCGCGATCCGCTACGCCATCATCACGCCCGATCTGGTGAAGGCGCGTGCCACGCCGACCGAACAGGAGGTCGCGCAGGCCTATGCCCAGCAGAAGCCGCTCTACGCCCCGGTGCAGAAGCGCGACATCACCCAGGTCGTCGTGCTCGACCAGGCGGGCGCCAACGCGCTCGCGGCAAAGGTGAAGGGCGGCGCCTCCCTCGCCGATGCGGCACGTGCCGCCGGCCTGGAGCCGTCGGTGCAAAAGGCGATGACGAAGGATGCGTATCGCGCCGCCACGTCCGCGGCGGTCGCCGACGCGGTGTTTGGCGCCGCCAAGGGCGCGCTCGTCGGTCCCGTGCGCGGCGCGCTCGGCTGGGTCGTCGCGCGCGTCGACACGATCACCGACGTCCCCGGGAAAACTCTCGACCAGGCGCGGCCGGAGATCGTCGCGACGCTCGCCAAGCAGAAGCAGCAGCAGGCGCTCGGCGCGATCCACGACGCGCTCGACGATGCCCTGGCGCGCAACGCCACCTTCGACGAGGCGGTCGCCGACCAGAAACTGGCGGGGCAGCAGACGCAGCCGCTGCTCGCCAACGGCATCAACCCGGATGCGCCGGCCACGCCCCCCAATCCCGCGATCGCGCCAATCGTCGCTGCCGCCTTCCAGATGCAGGACGGCGATCCCGCCCAGCTCGTGCCGCTGGGTCAGGACGGCGGCTTCGCGCTCGTCGCGCTCAGCCGCGTCGTGCCCGCGACGCCGCGCCCGCTCGCGCAGGTGCGTAACGCCGTCGTCGCCGACATCCGCGCCGACCGCGCCCGCGCCGCGGCGCGCAAGCTTGCCGCCGACGTGCTGGCAAAGGTAAACAAGGGCATGCCGCTCGCACAGGCGCTGTCGGCGACGGGTCGTCCGCTGCCCGCGCCGCAGGCAATCTCCGCGATGCGCGGCCAGATCGCGTCCAATCCGCGCGGCGCGCAGCCGGGCCTCGTGCTGATGTTCAGCATGGTGCCGGGCACCGCCAAACTGCTGGAAGCGCCCAACGGCGCCGGCTGGCTGATCGTCGATCTCGACCGCGTCACGCCGGGCAACGCCAGTGGCGACGCGCGGCTCGTCGGGGCGACGCGGCAGGATCTTGGCCGCATCGTCGGGCGCGAATATGTCGACCAGTTCGCGCGCGCCGTGCGGATGCAGGTGGGCGTCAAGACCGACACCGGCGCGCTCGCCCGGGTCCGTGCGGACCTCAGCGGCGCGACCCCGGCCGCTGGCAACTGA
- the tpiA gene encoding triose-phosphate isomerase, producing the protein MTRRKLVAGNWKMNGSLACLSELDGIAAAAAGAPGVDVAVAVPFTLIAPAAQRVPGLMIGAEDVHEADSGAHTGCVSAPMVAEAGARFVIVGHSERRADQGETSHDAWAKAAAARRHGLQVIVCCGETEAERNADRAERVVQAQIEKSVPDHADGSWFTLAYEPRWAIGTGRTPTLEDIQSMHAIARAKLRMLVGDAADGIRILYGGSVTGDNTASILACPDVDGALVGGASLTAAKFVPIIRAAAAL; encoded by the coding sequence ATGACGCGGCGCAAGCTGGTGGCGGGCAATTGGAAGATGAACGGGTCGCTGGCCTGCCTCAGCGAACTGGACGGTATCGCCGCCGCGGCGGCGGGGGCGCCCGGCGTCGACGTCGCGGTCGCGGTGCCGTTCACGCTGATCGCGCCTGCGGCGCAGCGCGTCCCCGGCCTGATGATCGGCGCGGAGGACGTGCACGAGGCCGACAGCGGCGCGCATACCGGCTGCGTTTCCGCGCCGATGGTCGCGGAGGCGGGCGCGCGCTTCGTCATCGTCGGCCATTCCGAACGCCGCGCCGACCAGGGCGAGACGAGCCACGACGCCTGGGCGAAGGCCGCGGCGGCGCGGCGCCACGGATTGCAGGTGATCGTCTGCTGCGGCGAGACGGAGGCGGAGCGCAACGCCGACCGCGCCGAGCGCGTCGTGCAGGCGCAGATCGAAAAATCGGTTCCCGACCATGCCGACGGCAGCTGGTTCACGCTCGCCTACGAACCGCGCTGGGCGATCGGCACCGGGCGGACGCCGACGCTGGAGGACATCCAGTCGATGCATGCGATCGCGCGCGCCAAGCTGCGCATGCTGGTCGGTGACGCCGCCGACGGGATCCGCATCCTGTACGGCGGATCGGTGACGGGCGACAACACCGCGAGCATCCTGGCGTGCCCCGACGTCGACGGTGCGCTGGTCGGCGGCGCCAGCCTGACCGCGGCGAAGTTCGTGCCGATCATCCGCGCCGCGGCGGCGCTGTAA
- a CDS encoding energy transducer TonB: MMNVPHQRLRERAGAAGLTALMVGGLGFVLLHGLAAGFLPPAMQQGLATFAVLPDPPPPERVVPPPRKITRPSGKASPPNLRSKATEVTAPVPVIVTVPPPIVVAPLPNIGVQATSGASDRPGPGTGAGGIGNGDGAGGDGDGDGSGMERMPQLIRGDVRGRDVPAWALEQGFHGTVRMRFHIDTQGRPSDCRIVGSSGSAEMDAITCRAVETRFRYRPWRDADGRPVAATVLRDQEWDIPGDDELNARRNGS, encoded by the coding sequence ATGATGAACGTGCCGCATCAAAGGCTTCGCGAGCGCGCGGGCGCCGCCGGGCTGACCGCACTGATGGTCGGCGGGCTGGGCTTCGTGCTGCTGCACGGGCTGGCGGCGGGGTTTCTGCCGCCCGCGATGCAGCAGGGGCTGGCGACGTTCGCGGTGCTGCCCGATCCGCCGCCGCCCGAGCGCGTCGTACCGCCGCCCAGGAAGATCACGCGGCCGAGCGGCAAGGCCTCGCCGCCCAACCTGCGCTCCAAGGCAACCGAGGTGACCGCACCCGTGCCGGTCATTGTCACCGTGCCGCCGCCGATCGTCGTCGCGCCTTTGCCCAACATCGGTGTGCAGGCGACGTCGGGCGCGTCGGACCGGCCGGGGCCGGGCACCGGCGCGGGCGGGATCGGCAACGGCGACGGCGCGGGCGGCGACGGCGATGGCGACGGCAGCGGGATGGAGCGGATGCCGCAGCTGATCCGCGGCGACGTGCGCGGCCGCGACGTGCCGGCCTGGGCGCTGGAACAGGGGTTTCACGGCACGGTGCGCATGCGCTTCCACATCGACACGCAGGGCCGCCCGAGCGATTGCCGCATCGTCGGCAGCAGCGGCAGCGCGGAGATGGACGCCATCACCTGCCGCGCGGTGGAAACCCGGTTCCGTTACCGCCCGTGGCGCGATGCCGACGGCCGGCCGGTGGCCGCGACCGTGCTGCGCGACCAGGAGTGGGACATTCCGGGCGACGACGAACTCAACGCGCGGCGTAACGGGTCCTGA
- a CDS encoding anthranilate synthase component II gives MILVVDNYDSFTWNLVHYLMELGAKVEVVRNDAISAGQALSSGAEAFLISPGPCTPNEAGVSLDLVAAAADAGRPLLGVCLGHQAIGQHFGGRVERGGLMHGKTSPVHHDGTGLFEGLPSPVTATRYHSLIVNDVPAPLIVNARADDGNVMGFRHESLPIHGVQFHPESIATEHGHAMLANFLRAAGIAVKAGAA, from the coding sequence ATGATCCTCGTCGTCGACAATTATGACAGCTTCACCTGGAATCTCGTCCATTACCTGATGGAGCTTGGCGCGAAGGTGGAGGTCGTGCGCAACGATGCGATCTCAGCCGGCCAAGCGCTGTCGTCGGGAGCGGAAGCGTTCCTGATCTCGCCCGGCCCGTGCACCCCGAACGAGGCGGGCGTCAGCCTCGACCTCGTCGCCGCCGCTGCCGACGCGGGGCGGCCCCTGCTCGGCGTATGCCTGGGGCATCAGGCGATCGGCCAGCATTTCGGCGGCCGGGTCGAGCGCGGCGGGCTGATGCACGGCAAGACCTCCCCCGTGCATCACGACGGCACCGGCCTGTTCGAGGGCCTGCCCTCGCCCGTCACCGCGACACGCTATCACAGCCTGATCGTCAACGACGTGCCCGCGCCGCTGATCGTCAACGCACGCGCCGACGACGGCAACGTCATGGGCTTCCGCCACGAAAGCCTGCCGATCCACGGCGTCCAGTTCCATCCCGAAAGCATCGCGACCGAGCACGGCCATGCGATGCTCGCCAATTTCCTGCGTGCCGCGGGCATCGCCGTGAAGGCGGGCGCGGCGTGA